The following are encoded in a window of Pieris napi chromosome 23, ilPieNapi1.2, whole genome shotgun sequence genomic DNA:
- the LOC125061479 gene encoding S-phase kinase-associated protein 1: MPNIKLQSSDTEIFDVDVEIAKCSVTIKTMLEDLGMDDDEEEIVPLPNVNSAILKKVIQWATYHKDDPPLPEDDENKEKRTDDISSWDADFLKVDQGTLFELILAANYLDIKGLLDVTCKTVANMIKGKTPEEIRKTFNIKNDFTAAEEEQVRKENEWCEEK; encoded by the coding sequence ATGCCGAACATAAAACTTCAGTCCTCTGATACTGAAATATTTGATGTTGATGTTGAGATAGCCAAATGCTCAGTTACGATAAAAACTATGTTAGAAGATTTGGGCATGGACGACGACGAAGAAGAAATAGTGCCTCTTCCGAACGTCAACTCCGCTATTCTAAAAAAGGTTATTCAATGGGCCACTTATCATAAAGATGATCCTCCTCTACCTGAAGATGATGAGAATAAAGAAAAGAGAACTGACGATATATCGTCATGGGATGCAGATTTCTTGAAAGTTGATCAGGGTACATTGTTTGAGTTAATTTTAGCTGCCAACTATTTAGACATAAAGGGATTATTGGATGTAACATGCAAGACGGTAGCCAACATGATTAAAGGCAAAACACCTGAGGAGATCCGTAAAACATTTAACATTAAGAATGACTTTACTGCTGCTGAGGAAGAACAAGTCCGTAAAGAAAATGAATGGTGTGAAGAGAAGTAA